A single genomic interval of Xyrauchen texanus isolate HMW12.3.18 chromosome 8, RBS_HiC_50CHRs, whole genome shotgun sequence harbors:
- the LOC127647460 gene encoding telethonin-like gives MKQVCTVLEKKGGCVVGAELSCSVKEENTAKRESYTADWHNINMKTQPEECQSMLMSDDSRRETLSRYWQVRPLIQTCPSGVLRVGNMEAGVREHQLLPSRNTLPLPIFKPVELGVRLGRGAPHTLADLPPARAPDGACTDKRPVAQITKDLPPVKPMRMEFAKAPRILGRSMSQEAQRG, from the exons ATGAAGCAGGTGTGTACAGTTCTGGAGAAGAAAGGTGGATGTGTGGTTGGAGCTGAGCTCAGCTGCAGCGTGAAAGAGGAAAATACTGCTAAGAGAGAAAGTTACACTGCTGACTGGCACAACATTAATATGAAGACACAGCCTGAAGAATG CCAGTCCATGCTGATGTCGGACGACTCTCGTCGAGAGACCCTCTCCCGTTATTGGCAGGTACGTCCACTCATTCAGACCTGTCCTTCAGGCGTGCTCAGAGTGGGCAACATGGAGGCAGGTGTACGAGAACACCAGCTCTTACCCTCCAGGAACACTCTACCATTGCCTATTTTCAAGCCTGTTGAACTTGGTGTTCGCTTGGGTCGTGGAGCCCCCCACACCTTGGCAGATCTGCCTCCCGCCCGAGCACCTGACGGAGCCTGCACAGACAAGAGACCAGTGGCGCAGATCACCAAAGACCTGCCTCCTGTCAAACCCATGCGAATGGAGTTTGCCAAAGCACCAAGAATCCTGGGCAGATCCATGTCCCAGGAAGCCCAGAGAGGGTAA